The genomic stretch GGATCGGGTACCCGCCCTCTACCGAGAAGGTCATTGCGTGGCCACTGTCGTCCAGGCGCTGGCCGTTTTCGCCACGGCCCATTACGTCGATCCGCGAACCCATGGCCACGGCATTCAGGTGCCAGCCCTGTTCATGGGTCATGCTCCAGTACACCCCCAGGCTTTCCCCGCTCAAGTTCACCGCTTTGCGCTGCTTGTCGCCCAGCAGTGAGCGCGTGCCCTTGAAGCTGCTTTGCAGGTTGTTGTGCCCCACGAATATCCCCGCGCGGTGCACATTGCCCGCCGCCGTTTCACGCACGAACAGGTCCGGGCCGATCATCAGTTGCTGGCTGGGCGCCTCCAGCTGTGCTGGGGGCAGCGCTCGGCTGCGCGCACTGGTGGGGAAGAATTGCGCCCACTGACTGGCAATCAGGTCGGGTGCCGCCTGCCGGTGCCGTTCGCTCATCTGCTGCGAAAACGTATTGAGGGTGCCGAGGCTCAACCCATTGGCACTGACCGGGTCGAGCGACAGTGGCGTCGTTACGGGTTGCTGCAGAAAGCCGGGGGAGATGGGGTCACCCTGCAGTTCGTACGCGATCGTTTCCACCGGGGTTGCCAGAAGCAGCGACGTGGAAACCGCGTAGAAAATGCTGTCGAAGCGCAAGGGGTTCGAGGTGCTTTTCATGGCGGATCTCCTTTGTTTTTGTGGTGCAGCCCGAGAACCTGGCCTGTTGTCACGAGCTGTACGGCAAAAACAGTGGGCGACCCAAACCAGCGCGCCAGTTATCGCAAACGCGCACGAAGGCGCGAGCTAGAGGCCCGGCGCAAGATTTTTACAGCTTGGTATTGTTCAGCTAAGGAG from Pseudomonas putida encodes the following:
- a CDS encoding autotransporter domain-containing protein; protein product: MKSTSNPLRFDSIFYAVSTSLLLATPVETIAYELQGDPISPGFLQQPVTTPLSLDPVSANGLSLGTLNTFSQQMSERHRQAAPDLIASQWAQFFPTSARSRALPPAQLEAPSQQLMIGPDLFVRETAAGNVHRAGIFVGHNNLQSSFKGTRSLLGDKQRKAVNLSGESLGVYWSMTHEQGWHLNAVAMGSRIDVMGRGENGQRLDDSGHAMTFSVEGGYPIRLSGNWVIEPQAQLINQQFFPGNQVQEETLRAFDSQPSWSGRVGAKLSGRYEVRGMPIEPYVRTNVWYDFSNADEVKLDQVDKISSSRYSTTVELGLGLVARVTPSVAMFVSADYSSDVDENDLNGLIGSLGVRMRW